One genomic window of Roseateles sp. DAIF2 includes the following:
- the kynB gene encoding arylformamidase: MQRLWDISPLVAPDAPIFPGDEPFSLSWTARLSPGCPVNLSAITMSPHVGAHADAPLHYANDAPSAAEVDLDAYLGPCRVIHAIDCGPLIRIEHLRHAAADLPPRVLVRCMQKADTAWNPEFSAYAPETVEWLAAQGVRLIGLDTPSVDPASSKLLPSHQQLLRLNLRVLENLVLDEVPEGDFELIALPLKLAGACASPVRAVLRTL, translated from the coding sequence ATGCAACGCCTCTGGGACATCTCTCCCCTGGTGGCCCCCGACGCGCCGATCTTCCCCGGCGACGAGCCCTTTTCGCTGAGCTGGACCGCCCGGCTCTCGCCCGGCTGCCCGGTGAATCTCAGCGCGATCACGATGTCGCCGCATGTCGGCGCCCATGCCGATGCGCCGCTGCATTACGCCAACGACGCGCCCAGCGCCGCCGAGGTGGATCTCGACGCCTACCTCGGCCCCTGCCGCGTGATCCATGCCATCGATTGCGGCCCGCTGATCCGCATCGAGCATCTGCGGCATGCGGCCGCCGACCTGCCGCCGCGCGTGCTGGTGCGCTGCATGCAAAAGGCCGATACGGCCTGGAACCCCGAGTTCAGCGCCTATGCGCCCGAGACCGTCGAATGGCTGGCCGCCCAGGGCGTCCGGCTGATCGGCCTGGACACGCCCTCGGTCGACCCGGCCAGCAGCAAGCTACTTCCCAGCCATCAGCAGCTCTTGCGCCTGAACCTGCGCGTGCTGGAGAACCTGGTGCTGGACGAGGTGCCCGAGGGCGACTTCGAATTGATCGCGCTGCCGCTGAAGCTGGCCGGTGCCTGTGCATCCCCGGTGCGCGCGGTGTTGCGCACCCTTTGA
- a CDS encoding LytTR family DNA-binding domain-containing protein encodes MTLAIPTALIADDEPLLRDSLARALAKAWPELQVVAQARNGREAVELFERLQPQIVFLDVHMPGLSGVEAARAMARRAQLVFVTAYEQYAVQAFEQGALDYLVKPVEPARLADTVQRLQERLRLTPPGGGNAALEAAVEAALAQLSERLRAPPAAAPAQPAYLQWLRASVGSTLKLIPVDQIIFMRSDEKYTLVVWQEGEALIRTPIRELIEQLDPQAFAQVHRSVVVSLHAISHVNRGPNETADLHLRGRPEVLPVSRSYLHLFRQM; translated from the coding sequence ATGACTCTTGCAATCCCTACCGCCCTGATCGCCGACGACGAACCGCTGCTGCGCGACAGCCTGGCCCGTGCGCTGGCCAAGGCCTGGCCGGAGCTGCAGGTGGTGGCTCAGGCGCGCAACGGGCGCGAGGCGGTTGAGCTGTTCGAGCGCCTGCAGCCGCAGATCGTGTTCCTGGATGTGCACATGCCAGGCCTGAGCGGGGTGGAGGCGGCGCGCGCGATGGCGCGGCGCGCCCAGCTGGTCTTTGTGACCGCCTATGAGCAGTACGCGGTGCAGGCCTTCGAGCAGGGGGCGCTGGACTATCTGGTCAAGCCGGTCGAGCCGGCGCGGCTGGCGGACACGGTGCAGCGCCTGCAGGAGCGCCTGCGGCTCACGCCGCCCGGCGGCGGCAATGCGGCGCTGGAGGCCGCGGTGGAAGCCGCGCTGGCCCAGCTGAGCGAGCGGCTGCGCGCGCCGCCGGCCGCGGCGCCGGCCCAGCCGGCCTATCTGCAATGGCTGCGCGCCTCGGTCGGCTCGACCCTGAAGCTGATCCCGGTGGACCAGATCATCTTCATGCGTTCCGACGAGAAATACACCCTGGTGGTGTGGCAGGAGGGTGAGGCCCTGATCCGCACGCCGATCCGCGAGCTGATCGAGCAACTGGACCCGCAGGCCTTCGCGCAGGTGCACCGCTCGGTGGTGGTGAGCCTGCATGCGATCAGCCATGTGAACCGCGGGCCCAACGAGACGGCTGACCTGCACCTGCGCGGCCGCCCCGAGGTGCTGCCGGTCAGCCGCAGTTACCTGCACCTGTTCCGGCAGATGTAG
- a CDS encoding aminopeptidase P family protein: MDTRSSPITLRIERVRDALKSQGAHAALVPSADPHLSEYLPERWQGREWLSGFTGSMGTLVVTLERAALFADGRYWAQAERELSGTGIDLVKIPTGAATHYIDWIAEQLQPGQALAVDGQVLGLALAQQLRAAMDKAGIRLRTEIDVVESAWEGRPGLPAAAIYEHLPPQAAVSRADKLAQVRAGMAAVNGGKGASHHFISTVDDVAWLLNLRGADVDYNPVFLAHLLLDAQGGTLFVGAGKVPAEVEARLAADGIRLAVYADAPRALAALPAGATLLVDPKRVTLGLREAVPATVAVVEAINPSTLAKSRKTAAEAAFVREAMAQDGAAMCEFYAWFEAALAAGERITEITIDEKLTAARAKRPGFKGLSFPTIAGFNGNGAMPHYRATPELHAEIKGDGLLLIDSGAQYLGGTTDITRVWPIGTVSAAHKRDYTLVLKGMINLSRAVFPRGTLSPMLDALARVPLWRHGLDYGHGTGHGVGYFINVHEGPQSISKAVPDANMAMEPGMITSNEPGLYRPGQWGVRIENLVLNVAFESPEQDQFGAMLAFETLTLCPIDTRCIDVALLGAEDLAWLNEYHAEVRRRLAPLLSGAALDWLNLRTTALAA, encoded by the coding sequence ATGGACACCCGCAGCTCCCCCATCACCCTGCGCATCGAGCGCGTGCGCGACGCGCTGAAGAGCCAGGGGGCCCATGCCGCCCTGGTGCCCTCGGCGGATCCGCATCTGTCGGAATACCTGCCGGAGCGCTGGCAGGGCCGCGAATGGCTGTCGGGCTTCACCGGGTCGATGGGCACCCTGGTCGTCACCCTGGAGCGCGCCGCGCTGTTCGCCGATGGCCGCTACTGGGCCCAGGCCGAGCGCGAGTTGTCCGGCACCGGCATTGACCTGGTCAAGATCCCGACCGGCGCCGCCACCCATTACATCGACTGGATCGCCGAGCAGCTCCAGCCCGGCCAGGCGCTGGCGGTCGACGGACAGGTGCTGGGCCTGGCCCTGGCCCAGCAGCTGCGCGCCGCGATGGACAAGGCCGGCATCCGCCTGCGCACCGAGATCGATGTGGTCGAGTCCGCCTGGGAGGGCCGCCCGGGCCTGCCCGCCGCCGCGATCTATGAGCACCTGCCGCCGCAGGCCGCGGTGAGCCGCGCCGACAAGCTGGCCCAGGTGCGCGCCGGCATGGCCGCTGTCAATGGTGGCAAGGGCGCCAGCCACCATTTCATCTCCACCGTCGACGACGTGGCCTGGTTGCTGAACCTGCGCGGTGCCGACGTCGACTACAACCCGGTCTTCCTGGCCCATCTGCTGCTGGACGCCCAGGGCGGCACCCTGTTCGTCGGCGCCGGCAAGGTGCCAGCCGAGGTCGAGGCCCGCCTGGCCGCCGACGGCATCCGGCTGGCCGTCTATGCCGACGCACCCCGGGCCCTGGCCGCGCTGCCGGCCGGCGCCACCCTGCTGGTCGACCCCAAGCGCGTGACCCTGGGCCTGCGCGAGGCCGTGCCGGCCACGGTCGCAGTGGTCGAGGCGATCAATCCCTCGACCCTGGCCAAGAGCCGCAAGACCGCCGCCGAGGCCGCCTTCGTGCGCGAAGCGATGGCGCAGGACGGCGCCGCGATGTGCGAGTTCTACGCCTGGTTCGAGGCCGCACTGGCCGCCGGCGAGCGCATCACCGAGATCACGATCGACGAAAAGCTGACCGCCGCCCGTGCCAAGCGTCCGGGATTCAAGGGCCTGAGCTTTCCGACCATCGCCGGCTTCAATGGCAATGGCGCGATGCCGCATTACCGCGCGACGCCCGAGCTGCATGCCGAGATCAAGGGCGACGGCCTGCTGCTGATCGATTCCGGCGCCCAGTACCTGGGCGGCACCACCGACATCACCCGCGTCTGGCCGATCGGCACCGTCAGCGCCGCCCACAAGCGCGACTACACCCTGGTGCTGAAGGGCATGATCAACCTGAGCCGCGCCGTGTTCCCGCGCGGCACCCTGAGCCCGATGCTGGACGCGCTGGCGCGCGTGCCGCTGTGGCGCCATGGTCTGGACTACGGCCATGGCACCGGCCATGGCGTCGGCTACTTCATCAACGTCCACGAGGGCCCGCAGAGCATCTCCAAGGCGGTGCCGGACGCGAACATGGCGATGGAGCCGGGCATGATCACCTCCAACGAGCCGGGCCTCTACCGTCCCGGCCAATGGGGCGTGCGCATCGAGAACCTGGTGCTGAATGTCGCGTTCGAGAGCCCGGAACAAGACCAGTTCGGCGCGATGCTGGCCTTCGAGACCCTGACCCTGTGCCCGATCGACACCCGCTGCATCGACGTGGCGCTGCTCGGCGCCGAGGATCTGGCCTGGCTGAACGAGTACCACGCCGAGGTGCGCCGCCGCCTGGCGCCGCTGCTGAGCGGTGCCGCGCTGGACTGGCTGAACCTGCGCACCACGGCGCTGGCCGCCTGA
- a CDS encoding bifunctional salicylyl-CoA 5-hydroxylase/oxidoreductase, translating into MRITCIGGGPAGLYFALLMKKQNPANRVTVLERNRAGDTFGWGVVFSDQTLAALREADPKTAGQILDAFNHWDDIAVHIQGRKLVSGGHGFCGIGRMKLLNILQQRCEELGVEIRYQSDVQDDAEIVDADLIIAADGLNSRIRQKYAASYQPDIDLRNCRFVWLGTTKLFDAFTFDFQQTEWGWFQAHAYRFDETHSTFIVETPEAVWQAAGLEAMSKEEGIAFCEQLFAKVLDGHKLISNASHLRGSAQWIRFPRVVCQRWVHRNAAGVPVVLMGDAAHTAHFSIGSGTKLALEDAIALARDIGQAAQGELDAALKDYEAARGIEVLRIQNAARNSTEWFENVERHARLAPEQFAYSLLTRSQRISHENLRLRDAGYVREFERWLGERSGVAGGQAVPPMFTPFKLRGTALKNRVVVSPMAQYSCVDGLPGDYHLMHLGARAAGGAGLVFAEMTCTSPDARITPGCPGLWSDAQGAAWKRIVDHVHAHTTAKIAMQLGHAGAKGSTRVAWEGIDQPLEAGNWPLISASPQQYLEGVSQTSRAMTREDMDRVKADFVAATKRAAAAGFDWLELHCAHGYLLSSFISPLTNRREDAYGGSLENRLRYPLEVFTAMREVWPQDKPMSVRISAHDWVKGGTTPDDAVRIAAAFKAAGADLIDVSSGQVSKAEKPTYGRMWQTPFSEAVRNKVGIATIAVGAISEADHVNSIIAAGRADLCAIARPHLANPAWTLTEAAKIGYLGGPGLDWPQPYISGKTQLEREFGRQRAQGGGAAAADAANKALGV; encoded by the coding sequence ATGCGCATCACCTGCATAGGCGGCGGTCCCGCCGGTCTGTATTTCGCGCTGCTGATGAAGAAGCAGAACCCCGCGAACCGCGTCACGGTGCTGGAGCGCAACCGCGCCGGCGACACCTTCGGCTGGGGCGTGGTGTTCTCCGACCAGACCCTGGCCGCGCTGCGCGAGGCCGATCCGAAGACCGCCGGCCAGATCCTCGATGCCTTCAACCATTGGGACGACATCGCGGTCCATATCCAGGGCCGCAAGCTGGTCTCCGGCGGCCATGGCTTCTGCGGCATCGGCCGCATGAAGCTGCTGAACATCCTGCAGCAGCGCTGCGAGGAACTGGGCGTCGAGATCCGCTACCAGAGCGATGTGCAGGACGATGCCGAGATCGTCGACGCCGACCTGATCATCGCGGCCGATGGCTTGAACAGCCGCATCCGCCAGAAATACGCGGCCAGCTACCAGCCCGACATCGACCTGCGCAACTGCCGCTTCGTCTGGCTGGGCACGACCAAGCTGTTCGACGCCTTCACCTTCGACTTCCAGCAGACCGAGTGGGGCTGGTTCCAGGCCCATGCCTACCGCTTCGACGAGACCCATTCGACCTTCATCGTCGAGACGCCGGAAGCCGTCTGGCAGGCCGCTGGGCTGGAGGCGATGAGCAAGGAGGAGGGCATCGCCTTCTGCGAACAGCTCTTTGCCAAGGTGCTGGACGGCCACAAGCTCATCTCCAACGCCTCGCATCTGCGCGGCTCGGCGCAATGGATTCGCTTCCCGCGCGTGGTCTGCCAGCGCTGGGTGCACCGCAATGCTGCCGGCGTGCCGGTGGTGCTGATGGGCGACGCCGCGCATACCGCGCATTTCTCGATCGGCTCCGGCACCAAGCTGGCGCTGGAGGATGCGATCGCGCTGGCGCGCGACATCGGTCAAGCGGCGCAGGGCGAACTGGACGCGGCGCTGAAGGACTACGAGGCGGCGCGCGGCATCGAGGTGCTGCGCATCCAGAACGCGGCGCGCAACAGCACCGAATGGTTCGAGAACGTCGAGCGCCATGCGCGGCTGGCGCCCGAGCAGTTCGCCTATTCGCTGCTGACCCGCTCGCAGCGCATCTCGCACGAGAACCTGCGCCTGCGCGATGCCGGCTATGTGCGTGAGTTCGAGCGCTGGCTGGGCGAGCGCAGCGGCGTGGCCGGCGGCCAGGCGGTGCCGCCGATGTTCACGCCCTTCAAGCTGCGCGGCACGGCGCTGAAGAACCGCGTCGTCGTCTCGCCGATGGCGCAGTACTCCTGCGTCGACGGCCTGCCCGGCGACTACCACCTGATGCACCTGGGTGCGCGCGCCGCCGGCGGCGCCGGCCTGGTGTTCGCCGAGATGACCTGCACCTCGCCCGACGCGCGCATCACGCCCGGCTGCCCGGGCCTGTGGAGCGACGCGCAGGGCGCGGCCTGGAAGCGCATCGTCGACCATGTGCACGCGCACACGACGGCCAAGATCGCGATGCAGCTGGGCCATGCCGGCGCCAAGGGTTCGACCCGGGTGGCCTGGGAGGGCATCGACCAGCCGCTGGAGGCGGGCAACTGGCCGCTGATCTCGGCCTCGCCCCAGCAGTATCTGGAAGGCGTCAGCCAGACCTCGCGCGCGATGACGCGCGAGGACATGGACCGGGTCAAGGCCGACTTCGTCGCCGCGACGAAGCGGGCCGCGGCCGCCGGCTTCGACTGGCTGGAGCTGCATTGCGCCCATGGCTATCTGCTGTCCAGCTTCATCTCGCCGCTGACCAACCGGCGCGAGGACGCGTACGGCGGCTCGCTGGAAAACCGGCTGCGCTATCCGCTGGAGGTCTTCACCGCGATGCGCGAGGTCTGGCCGCAGGACAAGCCGATGTCGGTGCGCATCTCGGCGCATGACTGGGTCAAGGGTGGCACCACGCCGGACGATGCGGTGCGGATCGCCGCGGCCTTCAAGGCGGCCGGTGCGGATCTGATCGACGTGTCTTCGGGCCAGGTCAGCAAGGCCGAAAAGCCCACCTACGGCCGCATGTGGCAGACGCCGTTCTCGGAGGCCGTGCGCAACAAGGTCGGCATCGCGACGATCGCCGTCGGCGCGATCTCCGAGGCCGACCATGTCAACAGCATCATCGCGGCCGGCCGCGCCGATCTCTGCGCGATCGCCCGCCCGCATCTGGCGAACCCGGCCTGGACCCTGACCGAGGCCGCCAAGATTGGCTACCTCGGCGGCCCGGGCCTGGACTGGCCGCAGCCCTACATCTCCGGCAAGACCCAGCTGGAGCGCGAGTTCGGACGCCAGCGCGCCCAGGGCGGTGGCGCCGCCGCGGCCGATGCCGCAAACAAGGCGCTGGGCGTATGA
- the kynU gene encoding kynureninase has translation MKTRDDALARDAADPLRGLKDQFDLPPGVIYLDGNSLGVAPKATAARVQEVVTREWGRDLIKAWNTADWMHLPERVGDKIARLVGAAPGELVVADSTSLNLYKVLAAAIRITQTDAPQRKLVVSERSNFPTDLYIAESLCNQHGYTLKLVDSVDEIPGILNADLAVLMLTEVNYRTGYKHDMAALTAAAQAAGALTVWDLAHSAGAIPVDLKGANADFAIGCGYKYLNGGPGAPAFVWVHPRHTDRFWQPLSGWMGHAAPFEFTPGYQPAPGIRRYVCGTPSVIGASALECGVDTVLAAEPLGGMAALREKSLALTEAFAALAEERCGEFGVYAVSPRNPARRGSQVCLALKAPLHETAGYAVVQALIARGVIGDFRAGDPARLEAVPHILRFGFTPLYIGFADVWDAVEHLHQVLASGEWREARFNAKAAVT, from the coding sequence ATGAAGACAAGAGACGATGCGCTTGCGCGCGATGCGGCCGACCCGCTGCGCGGCTTGAAGGACCAGTTCGATCTGCCGCCCGGCGTGATCTATCTGGACGGCAATTCGCTGGGCGTTGCCCCAAAGGCGACCGCCGCGCGGGTACAGGAGGTGGTGACCCGGGAATGGGGCCGCGACCTGATCAAGGCCTGGAACACCGCCGACTGGATGCACCTGCCCGAACGCGTCGGCGACAAGATCGCCCGTCTGGTCGGCGCCGCGCCGGGCGAGCTGGTGGTGGCGGACTCGACCTCGCTGAACCTCTACAAGGTGCTGGCCGCGGCGATCCGCATCACGCAGACCGACGCGCCCCAGCGCAAGCTGGTGGTCTCGGAGCGCAGCAACTTCCCGACCGACCTCTACATCGCCGAGAGCCTGTGCAACCAGCATGGCTACACGCTGAAGCTGGTCGACAGCGTCGACGAGATCCCCGGCATCCTGAACGCCGATCTGGCCGTGCTGATGCTGACCGAGGTCAACTACCGCACCGGCTACAAGCACGACATGGCCGCGCTGACCGCCGCGGCCCAGGCCGCCGGCGCGCTGACGGTCTGGGACCTGGCCCATTCGGCCGGAGCCATTCCCGTCGACCTGAAGGGCGCAAATGCCGACTTCGCGATCGGCTGCGGCTACAAGTACCTGAACGGCGGCCCCGGCGCCCCGGCCTTCGTCTGGGTGCACCCGCGCCATACCGACCGCTTCTGGCAGCCGCTGTCGGGCTGGATGGGCCATGCCGCGCCCTTCGAGTTCACGCCCGGCTACCAGCCCGCGCCCGGCATTCGCCGCTATGTCTGCGGCACGCCCTCGGTGATCGGCGCCTCGGCGCTGGAATGCGGCGTCGACACGGTGCTGGCGGCCGAGCCCTTGGGCGGCATGGCGGCACTGCGCGAGAAGTCGCTGGCGCTGACCGAGGCCTTCGCGGCCCTGGCGGAGGAACGCTGCGGCGAGTTCGGTGTCTACGCCGTGTCGCCGCGCAATCCGGCGCGGCGCGGCAGCCAGGTCTGCCTGGCGCTGAAGGCCCCGCTGCATGAGACGGCCGGCTATGCGGTGGTGCAGGCCCTGATCGCGCGCGGCGTGATCGGCGACTTCCGCGCCGGCGACCCGGCGCGGCTGGAGGCCGTCCCCCACATCCTGCGCTTCGGCTTCACGCCGCTGTACATCGGCTTCGCCGATGTCTGGGACGCGGTCGAGCATCTGCACCAGGTGCTGGCCAGCGGCGAGTGGCGCGAGGCACGTTTCAACGCAAAGGCTGCAGTGACATGA
- the kynA gene encoding tryptophan 2,3-dioxygenase: protein MSCPIHHTENVVKDAADAGPPQGSGCPLGGQERSDAGASFHGAQLDFSKDMSYGDYLHLDQVLSAQHPLSPEHNEMLFIVQHQTSELWMKLMLHELHAAVANVAADRLPEAFKMLARVSRIMEQLVHAWDVLGTMTPPEYSAIRPYLSNSSGFQSAQYRRIEFMLGNKNAAMLKPHAHRPDLLAEVQAAYEAPSLYDEVLRLMTRRGIQVPDSHTQRDWTQPYAADEGVKAAWLQVYRAPREHWDLYQMGEELVDLEDAFRLWRFRHVTTVERVIGFKRGTGGTGGVSYLRKMLDVVLFPELWALRTEL from the coding sequence ATGAGTTGCCCGATCCATCACACCGAAAACGTCGTCAAGGACGCCGCGGACGCCGGGCCGCCCCAAGGCAGCGGCTGCCCCCTCGGGGGGCAGGAGCGCAGCGACGCGGGGGCCTCATTCCATGGCGCCCAGCTCGACTTCTCCAAGGACATGAGCTACGGCGACTACCTGCACCTGGACCAGGTGCTCTCCGCCCAGCATCCGCTCTCGCCCGAGCACAACGAGATGCTCTTCATCGTGCAGCACCAGACCTCGGAGCTGTGGATGAAGCTGATGCTGCACGAGCTGCATGCGGCCGTCGCCAACGTCGCGGCGGACCGCCTGCCCGAGGCCTTCAAGATGCTGGCCCGCGTCTCGCGCATCATGGAGCAACTGGTCCATGCATGGGACGTGCTGGGCACGATGACCCCGCCCGAGTACAGCGCGATCCGGCCCTATCTGTCCAACAGCAGCGGCTTCCAGAGCGCGCAGTACCGACGCATCGAGTTCATGCTGGGCAACAAGAACGCCGCGATGCTCAAGCCCCATGCGCACCGGCCCGATCTGCTGGCCGAGGTGCAGGCGGCCTATGAGGCGCCCTCGCTCTACGACGAGGTGCTGCGCCTGATGACGCGCCGCGGCATCCAGGTGCCCGACAGCCATACCCAGCGCGACTGGACCCAGCCCTACGCCGCCGACGAGGGCGTCAAGGCCGCCTGGTTGCAGGTCTACCGCGCGCCGCGCGAGCACTGGGACCTGTACCAGATGGGCGAGGAGCTGGTCGACCTGGAGGACGCCTTCCGGCTCTGGCGCTTCCGCCATGTGACGACGGTGGAACGCGTGATCGGCTTCAAGCGCGGCACCGGCGGCACCGGCGGCGTCAGCTATCTGCGCAAGATGCTGGATGTGGTGCTGTTCCCGGAGCTCTGGGCGCTGCGCACCGAGCTTTAA
- a CDS encoding SDR family NAD(P)-dependent oxidoreductase, with product MSTQGHAVITGGGSGIGAAIARRLLDDGHRITLMGRSLERLQAQQRQLGGKVAVQVCDVGDEASVASAFAAVGQVDILVNNAGQVETAPLAKTSLETWQRLLNVNLTGTFLCSRAVLPGMTQQGFGRIVNVASTAALKGYAYVAAYCAAKHGVLGLTRALALEMSRKGVTVNAVCPGYTETEIVAQAVETITAKTGRTAEAARAELAAVNPQGRLIQPEEVAATVAWLLQPGSGSITGQAIAIAGGEIM from the coding sequence ATGAGCACGCAAGGACATGCCGTGATCACCGGTGGCGGCAGCGGCATCGGCGCCGCGATCGCCAGGCGTCTGCTCGACGACGGTCATCGCATCACCCTGATGGGCCGCAGCCTGGAACGTCTGCAGGCGCAGCAGCGGCAATTGGGCGGAAAGGTCGCGGTCCAGGTCTGCGATGTCGGCGACGAGGCCAGCGTGGCCTCCGCCTTCGCGGCCGTCGGCCAAGTCGACATCCTGGTCAACAACGCCGGCCAGGTCGAGACCGCGCCGCTGGCCAAGACCTCGCTGGAGACCTGGCAGCGCCTGCTGAACGTGAACCTCACCGGCACCTTTCTGTGCAGCCGCGCGGTGCTGCCCGGCATGACGCAGCAGGGCTTCGGCCGCATCGTCAATGTGGCCAGCACCGCGGCGCTGAAGGGCTATGCCTATGTTGCGGCCTACTGCGCGGCCAAGCATGGGGTGCTGGGCCTGACCCGGGCGCTGGCGCTGGAGATGAGCAGGAAGGGAGTGACGGTCAATGCCGTCTGTCCCGGCTATACCGAGACCGAGATCGTCGCGCAGGCGGTCGAGACCATCACCGCCAAGACCGGGCGCACGGCCGAGGCCGCACGCGCCGAGCTGGCCGCGGTCAATCCGCAGGGCCGGCTGATCCAGCCCGAGGAGGTGGCCGCGACGGTGGCATGGCTGCTGCAGCCCGGCAGCGGCTCGATCACCGGCCAGGCCATCGCGATCGCTGGTGGGGAGATCATGTGA